A single genomic interval of Actinomycetes bacterium harbors:
- a CDS encoding DUF5318 family protein, whose amino-acid sequence MGRLGRAPAPGRHRSSLVTMRLVDYTLAKRAKLTELRGGRLSRTEVCDAHPELLRAARNVGESTLMPCPVCAESSLVHVTYVFGDALRQDSGRVWPRDGLAALHRSVEEFACYVVEVCTACYWNHLAQRYLLGRRHVG is encoded by the coding sequence GTGGGTAGACTGGGGCGAGCGCCGGCACCCGGCCGGCACCGTTCCTCCCTCGTCACCATGCGCCTCGTCGACTACACGCTCGCCAAGAGGGCGAAGCTCACCGAGCTGCGCGGTGGGCGCCTGTCGCGCACCGAAGTGTGCGACGCCCACCCCGAGCTGCTCCGCGCTGCCCGCAACGTCGGCGAGTCGACCCTGATGCCCTGCCCGGTGTGCGCCGAGTCCTCGCTCGTCCACGTGACCTACGTGTTCGGCGACGCGCTGCGCCAGGACTCCGGCCGGGTCTGGCCGCGCGACGGCCTGGCCGCGCTCCACCGCTCGGTGGAGGAGTTCGCCTGCTACGTCGTGGAGGTCTGCACCGCCTGCTACTGGAACCATCTGGCCCAGCGCTACCTCCTCGGCCGCCGGCACGTCGGCTGA
- a CDS encoding transglycosylase domain-containing protein, translating to MAARTTMTPRVARLAQPAPRSRLRRALRWSLWLAVPVMAVGVGGVIGLVYAFAKVPLPDKVPTAQAIIVQDRYGHELTTMTPEQNRREVPLKEISPAMRVAVIAAEDRHYYQHGAISYRGLLRAAWANVTRRRVAQGGSTITQQYVKNAYLDRKRTIFRKLREVIIATKLEEKYSKDQILEFYLNTIYFGRGAYGVDAAARTYFPYFKCNNQNMNCKPAWTAKNLTPAQAAFLAGAIRSPEFYSKDRNRQSALARRNVVLRSMAEQGSLTQQQAAKATAAQLGTAKEATRRGGGIASSPAPYFLEKVRQNLVDKLGAERVNLGGFRVVTTLDPRMQTAANKVVRTVLGRKGDPLVALVALDPQTGAVRAMYGGSDYRVQKYNLATDSMRQAGSTMKPFVLEQWLNKGFSVKSAFKGPAKIVVEGQPVHNFGDQAFGWVDLLQATRDSINTVYMQLIQKAGPAEVAKLAMQTGVDATLSSSEKRPSLDRLPSLALGASEVSTLQLAAAYGTWANRGVYAQPYVVEEITDLAGRRITIPGVDGRPAQKHRVKPRRVVSENVADTINYALRGVIKDGSGAKADIRRPAAGKTGTTNDFTDARFVGYTPNLVASVWMGYNDQKQKLENVHGVRNVSGGSFPAIMWHDFMTIALKGTPPLDFTPPVFDGEVLNSTTTLNSSTTATLPPTTLPPSTVPPRTNPSKRRSTTTLPVSSLPPSSSSPVPDTTTVPNQNANLAGRQRPPPSTVGG from the coding sequence ATGGCAGCACGCACGACGATGACCCCCCGTGTGGCCAGGCTGGCACAACCCGCGCCGCGCTCCCGTCTCCGCCGCGCGCTGCGCTGGAGCCTGTGGCTGGCCGTGCCTGTCATGGCTGTGGGCGTCGGCGGCGTGATCGGCTTGGTCTACGCGTTCGCCAAGGTGCCGCTGCCCGACAAGGTCCCGACCGCCCAGGCCATCATCGTCCAGGACCGCTACGGCCACGAGCTGACCACGATGACCCCGGAGCAGAACCGGCGCGAGGTCCCCCTCAAGGAGATCTCGCCGGCCATGCGCGTGGCCGTCATCGCCGCCGAGGACCGCCACTACTACCAGCACGGGGCGATCTCCTACCGGGGCCTGCTCCGGGCCGCATGGGCCAACGTCACCCGCAGGCGGGTCGCTCAGGGCGGTTCCACCATCACCCAGCAGTACGTGAAGAACGCCTACCTCGACCGCAAACGCACGATCTTCCGCAAGCTGCGCGAGGTGATCATCGCCACCAAGCTCGAGGAGAAGTACTCCAAGGACCAGATCCTCGAGTTCTACCTGAACACCATCTACTTCGGCCGGGGCGCCTACGGGGTCGACGCGGCCGCCCGCACCTACTTCCCCTATTTCAAGTGCAACAACCAGAACATGAACTGCAAGCCGGCCTGGACGGCCAAGAACCTGACCCCGGCCCAGGCCGCGTTCCTGGCCGGCGCCATCCGCAGCCCTGAGTTCTACTCCAAGGACCGCAACAGGCAGTCCGCCCTGGCCAGGCGCAACGTGGTGCTGCGGAGCATGGCCGAACAGGGGTCTCTGACCCAGCAGCAGGCCGCGAAGGCCACGGCCGCTCAGCTCGGCACCGCCAAGGAGGCGACGCGACGCGGCGGGGGCATTGCGAGCTCGCCAGCCCCCTACTTCCTCGAGAAGGTGCGCCAGAACCTCGTGGACAAGCTCGGCGCCGAGCGGGTCAACCTGGGCGGGTTCCGGGTGGTGACCACGCTCGATCCGAGGATGCAGACGGCCGCCAACAAGGTCGTCAGGACCGTGCTGGGCAGGAAGGGCGACCCCCTGGTCGCCCTGGTCGCCCTCGATCCGCAGACCGGTGCGGTGCGGGCGATGTACGGTGGCAGCGACTACCGCGTGCAGAAGTACAACCTGGCCACCGACTCCATGCGCCAGGCCGGCTCGACCATGAAGCCCTTCGTGCTGGAGCAGTGGTTGAACAAGGGCTTCTCGGTCAAGTCGGCGTTCAAGGGGCCGGCCAAGATCGTCGTGGAGGGCCAGCCCGTCCACAACTTCGGCGACCAGGCGTTCGGCTGGGTCGACCTCCTCCAGGCCACCAGGGACTCGATCAACACCGTGTACATGCAGCTCATCCAGAAGGCGGGACCAGCCGAGGTCGCCAAGCTCGCGATGCAGACCGGCGTGGACGCCACCCTCTCCTCGAGCGAGAAACGGCCCAGCCTGGACAGGCTGCCCTCGCTCGCCCTCGGTGCCAGCGAGGTGAGCACGCTGCAGCTTGCCGCGGCCTACGGCACCTGGGCCAACCGGGGCGTCTACGCCCAGCCCTATGTGGTCGAGGAGATCACCGACCTGGCGGGCAGGCGCATCACCATACCCGGCGTGGACGGGCGGCCCGCACAGAAGCACCGGGTGAAGCCGCGGCGGGTGGTCAGCGAGAACGTGGCCGACACCATCAACTACGCCCTGCGGGGCGTCATCAAGGACGGCAGCGGAGCCAAGGCCGACATCCGGCGGCCGGCGGCCGGGAAGACCGGGACCACCAACGACTTCACCGACGCGCGCTTCGTCGGCTACACTCCGAACCTCGTCGCGTCGGTCTGGATGGGGTACAACGACCAGAAGCAGAAGCTCGAGAACGTACACGGCGTGCGCAACGTGTCGGGCGGCTCGTTCCCGGCCATCATGTGGCACGACTTCATGACCATCGCGCTCAAGGGCACCCCGCCGCTGGACTTCACCCCGCCGGTCTTCGACGGCGAGGTGCTGAACTCGACCACGACGCTGAACAGCTCAACGACTGCCACACTGCCCCCCACCACGCTCCCGCCGTCCACGGTCCCGCCCCGGACGAACCCGTCCAAGCGGCGGTCCACCACGACCCTGCCGGTCTCCAGCCTGCCGCCGTCGTCGAGTTCGCCGGTCCCGGACACCACCACCGTCCCGAACCAGAACGCCAACCTGGCCGGGCGCCAGCGACCGCCTCCCTCCACGGTCGGCGGCTAG
- a CDS encoding glycosyltransferase 87 family protein — protein MGLALRAATAVRAAHLVTRAPRLPSRQAQLVIVGLWAATRVVLLVVSLNPRLYSAALFGDVRLYGAKAERMFQGELPYRDVAIEYPPGSVPFTIVPGLVVGTGAGYRLAFVLEMLVVDAVGLWAAVRLARLLDAGRRRIPLAYVGIMAAIGPLLVLRFDLLPAVCVLLAATLAAEGRAGPAAAALGYGAAAKLYPGVLLPLLILGLVPAGGWWRSLRRTVPAFLAGFALTVVPALALSVKGTLGAVLYHVERGVQIESLWATAIGLAHLAGWLPARTVPGFGAYDLQSSVSGVAKVVSTAATAVALLGAAWLVWRRSRRSGGLRPADWAGAFAVGVFAFVLPTRVLSPQYLVWLGAPMAGLADRTTGRRALWVLVAAVVISQVIFPFRYTQLRHLEAFDICLLAARNLLLLASGVLTVRAFHQSQDREPAAPG, from the coding sequence TTGGGGCTAGCCCTGCGGGCCGCCACCGCCGTGCGGGCCGCACACCTGGTCACCCGTGCGCCGCGCCTGCCGTCGCGGCAGGCGCAGCTCGTGATCGTGGGGCTGTGGGCGGCCACCCGGGTCGTGCTGCTGGTGGTCTCGCTCAACCCCAGGCTGTACTCGGCGGCCCTGTTCGGCGACGTCCGCCTCTACGGGGCCAAGGCCGAGCGCATGTTCCAGGGGGAGCTTCCCTACCGGGACGTGGCCATCGAATACCCGCCTGGCAGCGTGCCCTTCACGATCGTCCCCGGCCTGGTGGTCGGGACCGGTGCCGGTTACCGGCTCGCGTTCGTCCTCGAGATGCTGGTCGTGGACGCGGTCGGCCTGTGGGCGGCGGTCCGGCTGGCCCGGCTCCTGGACGCCGGCCGTCGGCGGATCCCCCTCGCCTACGTCGGGATCATGGCTGCCATCGGGCCGCTGCTCGTGCTCCGCTTCGACCTCCTGCCCGCGGTCTGCGTCCTGCTGGCCGCCACCCTGGCCGCGGAGGGCCGGGCCGGGCCGGCCGCGGCCGCGCTCGGCTACGGCGCCGCGGCCAAGCTCTATCCGGGCGTACTCCTGCCCCTGCTCATCCTCGGCCTGGTGCCGGCGGGGGGCTGGTGGCGGTCGCTGCGCCGCACGGTCCCCGCCTTCCTGGCCGGGTTCGCGCTCACCGTGGTGCCCGCCCTCGCCCTGTCGGTCAAGGGCACCCTCGGAGCGGTGCTCTACCACGTGGAGCGCGGGGTGCAGATCGAGAGCCTCTGGGCGACCGCGATCGGCTTGGCCCACCTGGCCGGCTGGCTGCCCGCGCGCACGGTTCCCGGGTTCGGCGCCTACGACCTCCAGTCCAGCGTCTCCGGGGTGGCCAAGGTCGTGTCGACTGCGGCCACGGCGGTCGCCCTGCTCGGTGCGGCCTGGCTGGTATGGCGCCGGTCGCGGCGCTCGGGCGGGCTCCGCCCGGCCGACTGGGCGGGTGCGTTCGCCGTCGGCGTGTTCGCGTTCGTGTTGCCGACCCGTGTGCTCTCCCCCCAGTACCTGGTCTGGCTGGGCGCACCCATGGCCGGCCTGGCCGACCGGACGACGGGCCGTCGCGCCCTCTGGGTGCTGGTGGCGGCCGTCGTGATCAGCCAGGTGATCTTCCCGTTCCGCTACACCCAGCTCCGCCACCTGGAGGCGTTCGACATCTGCCTGCTCGCCGCCCGCAACCTCCTCCTGCTGGCGTCCGGCGTGCTCACCGTCCGAGCCTTCCACCAGAGCCAGGACCGGGAGCCCGCCGCGCCTGGTTGA
- the rpsF gene encoding 30S ribosomal protein S6, translating into MRHYEVMLILDPSLEDRDAKAAVDKYLTTVTSRDGKITGIDHWGKRRFAYEIRHMNEGYYSVVDLEATPETVDELSRVLGLADNVIRHKVMRPQAA; encoded by the coding sequence ATGCGTCACTACGAAGTCATGCTCATTCTCGATCCCAGCCTGGAAGACAGAGACGCCAAGGCTGCGGTCGACAAGTACCTCACGACGGTCACGAGCCGGGACGGCAAGATCACCGGCATCGACCACTGGGGCAAGCGTCGGTTCGCCTATGAGATCCGGCACATGAACGAGGGCTATTATTCGGTGGTGGACCTCGAGGCCACACCCGAGACGGTCGACGAGCTCTCTCGAGTGCTCGGTCTGGCCGACAACGTAATCCGGCACAAGGTCATGCGCCCGCAGGCCGCCTAG